One segment of Sulfitobacter sp. W027 DNA contains the following:
- a CDS encoding glycosyltransferase family 4 protein, whose translation MRIYLWEYAVSPHLGNILSGMAALGYDTYYVVHSETYSVRQAEGWVLPDLPGVKILQPRSSSQMHNIIASASPEDIHICAGLRGSDHVRLATAALRAAGRRFIVFMETIDERSPLSFLKRPLYKKLFFQNRLQLEGILAAGADTPAWVAARGVPSSKIFSFAYFLNAPRAVKRRSRPLTGVRLLFVGNLIARKRVRLIIEALRSLPNDVTLDIVGDGPLRARLAELGEAYAPGRVIFHGTRPMPEIASFMASADCLVLPSDHDGWGAVISEAMLAGTPVVCSDRCGASVIVRASGCGKVFQAFARNTCAEALKTQVSAGPIFNQERAALSSWSKCLAAPEGSLYLDRIVKHLRCGGQRPIPPWAKAGRLDSKLKSKALT comes from the coding sequence ATGAGGATCTATCTCTGGGAGTATGCAGTCAGCCCCCATTTGGGTAATATTTTAAGCGGCATGGCTGCACTTGGTTATGATACCTATTACGTCGTACACTCAGAGACCTATTCGGTTCGCCAGGCCGAGGGCTGGGTATTGCCGGACCTTCCTGGAGTGAAAATCCTGCAGCCGAGAAGTTCTTCTCAGATGCATAACATAATTGCATCAGCTTCCCCCGAAGATATCCATATCTGCGCCGGATTACGTGGTAGTGATCACGTGCGATTAGCCACAGCAGCGTTGAGGGCAGCGGGACGGCGTTTCATTGTTTTTATGGAGACAATCGATGAACGCAGTCCATTAAGCTTTCTAAAACGACCTTTGTACAAAAAGCTTTTCTTCCAAAACCGCCTTCAATTGGAGGGTATTCTCGCAGCCGGGGCGGACACTCCGGCTTGGGTGGCGGCGCGAGGCGTGCCGTCGTCAAAGATTTTTAGTTTTGCTTACTTTTTGAACGCGCCGCGTGCCGTCAAAAGACGGTCGCGCCCCTTGACCGGCGTACGACTCTTATTTGTTGGTAACCTTATCGCACGCAAGCGTGTTCGTCTCATTATTGAGGCCCTTCGCTCATTGCCAAATGACGTAACATTAGACATCGTTGGTGATGGACCTCTTCGGGCAAGGCTAGCCGAACTAGGCGAAGCCTATGCGCCGGGTCGCGTCATCTTTCACGGAACCCGTCCCATGCCCGAGATAGCCAGCTTCATGGCCTCAGCTGATTGTTTAGTACTTCCCAGCGACCACGATGGCTGGGGCGCCGTGATTTCTGAGGCTATGCTTGCAGGGACACCGGTCGTATGTTCAGATCGTTGCGGCGCGAGTGTCATTGTACGTGCCTCCGGCTGCGGAAAAGTCTTTCAAGCCTTCGCTCGAAACACCTGCGCCGAAGCGCTGAAAACTCAGGTGTCAGCGGGCCCAATTTTTAACCAAGAGCGTGCTGCTCTGTCCAGTTGGTCTAAGTGCCTCGCTGCTCCGGAGGGCTCACTTTATCTTGACAGGATCGTCAAGCATCTACGTTGTGGCGGTCAACGTCCAATCCCCCCATGGGCAAAAGCTGGTCGGTTGGACTCCAAACTGAAGTCGAAGGCACTGACTTGA
- a CDS encoding glycosyltransferase: MTINVSHTVASIENLGSGVTYCVTSLSAAQASQGLRTAVYSVGSDRSGSITAFEDRRYPNDFEAVPVFRRLGASRAMRRALNANKPDIVHAHGLWMLPNTYRAKGAALVISPHGMLTPVALSFSPRKKALFRLLFQNRALASAALFSATAESEYDDIRSFGLSQPVAVIPNGIDLPDLPIDRTCVDGRSVLSLGRIHPKKGLDKLVRAWAAVERPFPDWELRIVGPDELGHAAELKELVRSLDLKNVSIEGAVFGQAKTELMAGVNLFVLPSRSENFAMTVAESLALGVPVISTKGAPWAGLETHGCGWWVDHGAEPLAAALRSAMSQPLEGLRSMGHKGRAWMAQDYSWERVANMTLDTYLWALEGGEPPDFVRAD, from the coding sequence ATGACGATCAATGTCTCCCATACTGTAGCCTCGATTGAAAATCTCGGTTCAGGTGTTACGTACTGCGTTACGAGCTTGTCGGCGGCCCAAGCGAGCCAAGGTCTCCGCACAGCGGTATATTCCGTTGGCAGTGACCGTTCAGGAAGCATCACGGCGTTTGAGGATCGCCGTTATCCAAATGACTTTGAGGCAGTACCCGTCTTCCGTAGGTTGGGAGCCTCCCGTGCTATGCGGCGTGCCTTGAACGCAAACAAGCCCGATATTGTTCACGCTCACGGCCTCTGGATGCTCCCAAATACTTACCGGGCAAAGGGCGCAGCTCTAGTGATTTCGCCGCATGGTATGCTGACTCCAGTTGCTCTCTCGTTCTCTCCCCGCAAAAAGGCCTTGTTTCGTTTGCTATTTCAGAACCGGGCGCTGGCTTCGGCTGCTCTATTCTCTGCCACGGCCGAAAGCGAATACGACGACATTCGAAGTTTTGGCCTATCTCAGCCCGTAGCAGTCATCCCAAATGGGATCGACCTGCCCGATCTTCCCATTGACAGAACCTGCGTAGATGGTAGGTCGGTTCTCTCTCTCGGGCGCATTCATCCCAAAAAGGGGCTGGATAAGCTAGTCCGTGCCTGGGCGGCGGTCGAACGGCCCTTCCCCGACTGGGAGCTGCGGATCGTTGGCCCAGACGAGCTCGGACATGCTGCTGAGCTAAAGGAACTTGTCCGATCGTTAGATCTGAAGAATGTATCGATAGAAGGTGCGGTCTTCGGCCAGGCCAAAACCGAGTTGATGGCTGGAGTGAACCTTTTCGTACTTCCTTCACGCAGCGAGAATTTCGCAATGACAGTGGCTGAAAGTCTGGCTTTGGGAGTGCCAGTGATCTCGACAAAGGGAGCTCCTTGGGCTGGCCTTGAGACCCACGGTTGCGGTTGGTGGGTCGACCACGGAGCCGAACCACTTGCAGCCGCATTGCGCTCCGCGATGTCTCAGCCTCTGGAAGGACTCAGGTCCATGGGTCACAAAGGTCGCGCATGGATGGCGCAAGACTATTCTTGGGAGCGGGTGGCCAATATGACACTTGACACTTACCTATGGGCCCTAGAGGGCGGAGAACCTCCTGATTTTGTTCGTGCGGATTGA
- a CDS encoding acetyltransferase — MIDVEANRSSRKWSRREQIGRALWGLVQPLFYLSPRPVWGWRRNLLRAFGARVGRNVHIYPSARITIPWNLYLNDQCAIGDGAILYALGPITVGPRATISQGAHLCAGTHDISRSDRPLVKLPITIGADVWIAADAFIGPNVYVGDSAIVGARAVVMKDVPTDAIVVGNPARAIRKDKPRKLSLKPAT, encoded by the coding sequence ATGATTGATGTTGAAGCCAACCGGTCTTCGCGGAAATGGAGCAGACGTGAGCAGATTGGCCGCGCACTGTGGGGGCTCGTGCAGCCCCTCTTCTATCTAAGCCCACGACCGGTATGGGGTTGGCGTCGCAACTTGCTAAGGGCATTTGGGGCTCGGGTCGGACGGAATGTTCATATCTATCCCAGTGCTCGAATAACGATCCCTTGGAACTTGTATCTGAATGATCAGTGCGCAATTGGCGACGGTGCAATTCTTTATGCTCTGGGGCCCATTACAGTCGGTCCAAGGGCGACTATTTCGCAGGGTGCGCACCTCTGTGCTGGAACCCATGACATTTCCCGCTCTGACCGGCCGCTTGTAAAGCTTCCGATTACGATTGGAGCGGACGTCTGGATTGCGGCGGATGCTTTCATCGGCCCGAACGTATATGTTGGGGATAGCGCAATTGTCGGTGCTCGTGCCGTGGTGATGAAGGATGTCCCAACTGACGCCATTGTCGTCGGGAATCCAGCGCGCGCAATCAGGAAGGACAAACCACGCAAATTAAGCCTCAAACCTGCGACCTAA
- a CDS encoding glycosyltransferase family 2 protein, producing the protein MTLTVVILTKNEERHIVRALASVAAIADTCVVVDSGSDDRTVELAEAEGARTLVHPFITQAQQFNWAIDQLPQETEWILRLDADEIVTTHLAVEILDGLTTLPPETLGVYAPRRMHFLGRRIAWGGVFPVRVLRLFRHGHGHCENRWMDEHIIVDGETANFAGEIIDDNLNSLTWWTEKHNSYASREVVDILNQQHNFMPQESVAKLRGGQQAGIKRWIKEYVYARLPGGLRAFAYFLYRYVFRLGFLDGKEGTAFHVLQGFWYRYLVDMKLHEVNTYMKRKNVKVEVAIKDVLGIDLHPRA; encoded by the coding sequence TTGACCCTTACCGTTGTCATTCTGACCAAGAACGAAGAGCGCCACATTGTTCGTGCGCTTGCCTCAGTCGCTGCCATTGCGGATACTTGCGTGGTGGTTGACTCTGGGTCGGACGATCGGACAGTCGAACTGGCTGAAGCCGAGGGTGCGAGAACTCTCGTTCATCCATTTATCACGCAAGCACAGCAGTTCAATTGGGCGATCGACCAGCTTCCGCAGGAGACGGAGTGGATTTTGCGCCTAGATGCAGATGAGATTGTGACCACTCATCTAGCGGTTGAAATCTTAGATGGTCTCACCACTCTCCCCCCAGAGACGCTGGGCGTTTACGCTCCTCGCCGCATGCACTTCTTGGGTCGACGCATAGCTTGGGGGGGGGTCTTTCCAGTCCGCGTATTGCGGCTCTTCCGCCACGGGCATGGACACTGCGAAAACCGATGGATGGACGAGCACATTATTGTAGACGGTGAGACCGCAAACTTCGCCGGCGAGATTATTGATGACAATTTGAATTCGCTGACTTGGTGGACGGAGAAGCACAATTCCTACGCCAGTAGGGAAGTGGTTGATATCCTCAACCAGCAGCACAATTTTATGCCGCAAGAAAGCGTCGCCAAGTTGCGCGGCGGTCAGCAAGCAGGGATCAAGCGCTGGATCAAAGAGTATGTGTACGCACGGCTTCCCGGTGGGTTGAGAGCCTTCGCGTATTTCCTTTATAGGTATGTTTTTCGGTTGGGATTTTTGGACGGCAAAGAGGGCACCGCGTTCCACGTACTTCAAGGTTTCTGGTATCGGTATCTTGTCGATATGAAACTCCACGAAGTGAACACCTATATGAAACGTAAGAACGTGAAAGTGGAAGTAGCGATCAAGGATGTTCTCGGCATTGACCTTCACCCTCGTGCCTAA
- a CDS encoding glycosyltransferase family 2 protein translates to MKITIVTAVFNRVETISDALRSVETQSYLNVEHIIQDGGSKDGTLDVIWHFDASSTQLVSEPDSGIYDAINKGISRASGDIIGLMHSDDFFADDLVLERVAEAFQDPAVDGVYGDLDYVSATNTDKIVRRWRSGPYRADLLKRGWMPPHPTLYLRREVFDRWGLYDTSMSIAADYEAMLRYLVKGNIHLAYIPEVLVKMRVGGESNRSLSRILRKSREDYIALRRHKVGGIDTLLAKNFSKLEQFIPRKGTPK, encoded by the coding sequence ATGAAAATTACAATCGTCACGGCTGTCTTTAACCGTGTCGAGACAATCTCTGATGCACTGCGCAGCGTAGAGACCCAAAGCTACCTGAACGTCGAACATATTATTCAGGATGGCGGCTCTAAAGACGGCACGCTTGATGTAATTTGGCATTTCGACGCATCCTCGACCCAGCTGGTTTCTGAGCCTGACAGTGGGATATATGATGCCATAAATAAGGGAATTTCCCGGGCCAGTGGGGATATCATTGGTCTTATGCATTCAGATGATTTTTTCGCTGATGATTTGGTGCTGGAACGGGTCGCTGAAGCATTCCAGGATCCGGCGGTCGATGGCGTCTATGGTGACCTAGATTACGTATCCGCAACAAATACTGACAAGATTGTTCGGCGTTGGCGGTCGGGACCCTATCGTGCGGACCTCTTAAAGCGCGGATGGATGCCGCCACATCCAACCCTCTATCTGCGCCGTGAGGTGTTTGATCGTTGGGGGCTCTACGATACGTCGATGAGCATCGCCGCAGATTACGAGGCCATGCTGCGCTATCTTGTGAAGGGCAACATCCACCTTGCCTATATTCCCGAAGTATTAGTGAAAATGCGTGTTGGGGGCGAAAGCAACCGCTCGCTATCCCGTATCTTGCGAAAAAGTCGTGAAGATTATATCGCGTTGCGGCGCCATAAGGTCGGTGGCATCGATACCCTCCTGGCAAAGAATTTCTCGAAGCTCGAACAATTTATCCCTAGAAAAGGAACCCCAAAATGA